The DNA region AAAACCACAAAATTTTAGCGAATTACCAAAACGAGATCGGGATTACAAATTAGAATTACATGCATACTGTCattgtttcataaatttcaaatgttAACCACCATAACATGTTCAATAATCAGTGCCCTtttgaaagttgatttttgcTCGACAGacaaaaagtaacaacaaaaatcttttagcaattcgaGATGCTTAGAAAACACTCCACTATCTATGACCAACATGCATGCCACTAAATTTACTATTCAAGCTAATCATTTCAAATCCACAAATCAAAGAATAATCAGAAAACTTTAGCTTGGCCCTCTCTCTATAAGTGTATGCTTTGGAATTGTCGCATAACATAAGCCATAAAATTACTCCTTGGTAGAATTCCAATGGCATACTTTGTTCCATTGTTGAGCACATTTCTTATTTTCTCCATATACTCTCAAGGGAATGCACTTAGTTCAAATTACTATGCAAAAACGTGCCCTCAAGCTGAAGACACAGtcatgaaagttgttaaggaggAAGCAAAGAAAGACAAAACAGTGCTCGCAACACTTCTAAGGATGCATTTCCATGATTGTTTCCTACGGGTACACAACTATATAGTAACATGTCTtctatattttttcttaaaaactttCCCCTGTTATTGCAAAGCGTATTAGTTATACTTATTTTCTCTGTTTTACCTTCTTGAAGGGCTGTGATGCTTCAATTTTGTTGAGCTCCAAGGGGAAAAACACAGCAGAAAAGGATGCGCCTCCTAATGGTTCTATGCACGGGTTCTATGTTATTAATGGGGCAAAGAGGGCAGTCGAAGCTATATGTCCTGGCGTAGTTTCTTGTGCTGATATTTTAGCTTTCGCTGCTAGAGATGCAGTGGTGTTAGTAAGTATATATCCCCTGCAAGGAAATACACTGTACTAAAAGTTTAGATATATTGTATAATGTTATAGCAAAGTCCAAATTCCAGTAAAATGGTACTACTAAAGTAGAGATTCTGAAAACAAGGACTAATATAATGCTGAAAGAACAGGGGTAATAATGTTATCAGCAGAGGCAGAACTAGAGGGGTGGAACCCCGACCTTAGCTCGAAAAGCACACTATAAATATAAGGTCGAGATATTTTTTTCTGTGTATGAAGAAGATAATGAAGTAATGAACCCCTTGATCAAATTCTGCTGTGTCACTATATTCAACAAGCtaataaaagttggtttttcagTCAGGCGGACCATATTGGGACGTGCCTAAAGGAAGAAAAGACGGACGAATATCAAGAGCCAGTGAAACAACACTGCTGCCAAAGCCTACATACAACATTTCTCAACTCCAACAAAGCTTCCGTCAGAGAGGTCTATCACTAGATGACTTGGTGGCTCTCTTAGGTCAGCACAAAAATGCTCCAAAATTTTCGCGAGTTAACTCCTTAAATGGTCATCCAACCTACAATTTTTAGGTTAATTGATACGACTATATATTCTCTTTGGCACAGGTGCACACACTATAGGTTTTATGCATTGCTCGTCCTTTATGAACCGCATATACAACTTCAACGCCACACATGACATCGACCCTACGCTACGTCCATCGTTTGCAGCAAGCTTAAAGGGCATATGTCCACTCAAAAACAGGGCTAAAAATGCAGGAATAAGTAATGATCCTTCATCAACAACATTTGATAATACTCATTACAGGCTAATTCTGCAAAAGAAGAGTTTGTTATCTTCGGATCATTCTTTGCTGACTAATCCGAAAACGAAGAGCCTAGTTTATAAGTTTGGTACATCAAAAGCAGCTTTCTATAAGGCTTTttctaattccatgattaaGATGAGTAGCCTTACAGGAGGTCAAGAAGTTAGAAAAGATTGCAGGGTAGTGAACTAATTTTGCTCCCTTGTTGATTACTTCTACTTAATTAGCAATTTGATGTATCTGTAAAATTTTAATAAGACGATCTAGGAAAATTGGGTTATA from Lycium ferocissimum isolate CSIRO_LF1 chromosome 2, AGI_CSIRO_Lferr_CH_V1, whole genome shotgun sequence includes:
- the LOC132046406 gene encoding peroxidase 64-like: MAYFVPLLSTFLIFSIYSQGNALSSNYYAKTCPQAEDTVMKVVKEEAKKDKTVLATLLRMHFHDCFLRGCDASILLSSKGKNTAEKDAPPNGSMHGFYVINGAKRAVEAICPGVVSCADILAFAARDAVVLSGGPYWDVPKGRKDGRISRASETTLLPKPTYNISQLQQSFRQRGLSLDDLVALLGAHTIGFMHCSSFMNRIYNFNATHDIDPTLRPSFAASLKGICPLKNRAKNAGISNDPSSTTFDNTHYRLILQKKSLLSSDHSLLTNPKTKSLVYKFGTSKAAFYKAFSNSMIKMSSLTGGQEVRKDCRVVN